In Prochlorococcus marinus XMU1406, the genomic stretch TGAGATGGTTTTCCCTTCAATATTTTTGCAATCGCCATGAATTAATCCTGCATTCAAAAGTATTTTCATTACTTGTGGAATCCCACCTGCATTATGAAGATCCACCGTCACATATTTACCACTCGGTTTAAGGTCACAAATAACGGGTACTTTTTGTCTGATTCTCTCAAAATCATTAATGTTGATATCTATTCCTGCAGTATTTGCAATAGCTAAGATGTGCAATACCGCATTTGTTGATCCTCCAATTGCCATAATTACTGATATTGCATTTTCAAATGCTTTCTTAGTCATTAGGTCTAGAGGTCTTATATCTTTTTCTATTGCGGAGACTAATATCTCAGCACTTTTATCTGCACTTAGTTCTTTTTCAAGATCTTCAGCAGCCATAGTGGAACTGTAAGGAAGACTTAACCCTAATACTTCAATAACCGCCGACATTGTATTAGCTGTAAACATCCCTCCACAGCTACCAGCACCAGGAATACAATTTTTCTCAACTTGGATTAGCCTTTCTTCATTAATTTTGCCTGATGCTAATTGTCCAACAGCTTCAAATGCACTAACAACAGTAAGATCTTCTCCGTCCAACTTTCCAGGTTTTATTGTCCCTCCATAAATGAAAATTGAAGGAATATTCATTCTTGCAATCGCTATCATGGCACCCGGCATATTTTTGTCACATCCACCTATAGCAAGCACTCCATCCATACTCTGAGCATTGCATGCTGTCTCAATTGAATCAGCAATAACTTCTCTTGACACTAGGGAATATTTCATGCCCTCTGTTCCCATAGAAATGCCGTCACTTACTGTTATCGTTCCAAACATCTGAGGCATCCCGCCTGATCTTTTTATTGAATCTTCAGCTTTGAGAGCTAACTTATTTAAACCTATATTGCATGGTGTTATGGTGCTGTATCCATTTGCAACTCCAATAATAGGTTTATTAAAATCTTCATCATTAAATCCAACAGCTCTTAACATAGATCTGTTAGGGGATCTTTGCACACCTTGGGTTATTGCAGATGATCTTAGTTTATTCATATTATGTGAGAACCTTTTTTATTCTATTGCCCCAACTCTTCAAGTTGCTTCCTCACATCAGCAATTGCAGAATTAAGTTGCTCAACTTTCTTCTCCAGATTCTCTCCTTCAACTTCATTTATGTTTTCATTTGAATCAATTGCTTCAGACCCATCTTGAATTCTGGAGGAATACATCA encodes the following:
- the ilvD gene encoding dihydroxy-acid dehydratase, with protein sequence MNKLRSSAITQGVQRSPNRSMLRAVGFNDEDFNKPIIGVANGYSTITPCNIGLNKLALKAEDSIKRSGGMPQMFGTITVSDGISMGTEGMKYSLVSREVIADSIETACNAQSMDGVLAIGGCDKNMPGAMIAIARMNIPSIFIYGGTIKPGKLDGEDLTVVSAFEAVGQLASGKINEERLIQVEKNCIPGAGSCGGMFTANTMSAVIEVLGLSLPYSSTMAAEDLEKELSADKSAEILVSAIEKDIRPLDLMTKKAFENAISVIMAIGGSTNAVLHILAIANTAGIDININDFERIRQKVPVICDLKPSGKYVTVDLHNAGGIPQVMKILLNAGLIHGDCKNIEGKTISEYLQNIPDKPPTNQNVIRDINNPLYKKGHLAILKGNLASEGSVAKISGVKNPVLTGPAKIFESEEDCLKSILNNDINAGDVVVIRNEGPVGGPGMREMLAPTSAIVGQGLGEKVALITDGRFSGGTYGLVVGHIAPEAAVGGNIALIKQGDLITVDAVKQLIEVDLSDEELEKRKKDWIKPTPKYKRGILSKYSKIVSTSSLGAVTDL